The Anoplopoma fimbria isolate UVic2021 breed Golden Eagle Sablefish chromosome 5, Afim_UVic_2022, whole genome shotgun sequence genome contains a region encoding:
- the tdrkh gene encoding tudor and KH domain-containing protein: protein MDAVMEGQKNTLSTGKMVALAAGLSVGATVGYIVYRHISSANQTGQEPNTEVSKVTLPVEVYRNISRYQAKFLDMVAEKSGARVRILPDSGEPGCKTTVCFLLQGSQEQVLLARCVLENLVTDCEPVTEALEVPQTAFGRIIGRGGESLKLITRTTGAKVACSKEKTHGPGAKGHVTIAGTRQEVEQAKELILEKVREDTMVRTKISQSSALRQKRGHTAVNQRPDGTETEASVGLNNNGPYSQKEQNGLIHANGTAGEHETFFDKIEELKITNTANKEEEEEEEEESLSADSLSEISKFEIPSPDLSFQPDEHLEVYVSASENPNHFWIQILGVRSLQLDKLTEEMNRFYNSGNPAEQRVETIVVGDIVAAPYHDHGTWNRARVLGVLGSGLVDLYYVDFGDNGELHRDSLCRMRSDFLSLPFQAIECNLAGVRPKGEEWTEAALDEFEQLTSCACWRPLQAKLCSYSHSDVSSWPSVKLYDNSDGETVDIGEELVRLGHAVSYQEVVNGRTEGGNLGCLQRMLDDVIGASSELSLSCISLSEAASISGSVDDVLEDELL, encoded by the exons ATGGACGCAGTAATGGAGGGTCAAAAGAACACCCTGAGCACAGGCAAAATGGTGGCTCTAGCTGCGGGGCTCTCTGTCGGGGCCACAGTGGGCTACATCGTCTATCGCCACATAAGCAGTGCCAACCAAA CTGGTCAGGAGCCCAACACTGAGGTGTCCAAGGTGACACTTCCAGTAGAAGTTTATAGAAACATATCCAGATACCAGGCCAAGTTTTTAGACATG gtgGCCGAGAAGTCCGGAGCTCGTGTGAGGATTTTGCCGGATTCGGGGGAGCCTGGATGTAAGACGACCgtgtgtttcctgctgcaggGCTCTCAGGAGCAGGTCTTGTTGGCCCGCTGTGTCCTGGAGAACCTGGTCACTGACTGTGAACCCGTGACCGAGGCTTTGGAAGTTCCCCAGACTGCCTTCGGACGTATAATAG GCCGCGGTGGAGAGAGTTTAAAACTGATCACCAGGACCACGGGGGCCAAAGTAGCTTGTTCCAAAGAGAAGACGCACGGTCCCGGGGCTAAGGGCCACGTGACAATAGCAGGGACCAGACAGGAGGTGGAACAGGCCAAG GAGCTGATTCTAGAAAAAGTCAGAGAGGACACGATGGTGAGGACGAAGATCTCGCAGTCATCTGCTTTGCGGCAGAAACGCGGCCATACAGCTGTGAATCAGAGGCCAGACGGCACAGAGACAGAAGCCTCAGTGGGCTTGAACAACAACGGTCCCTACTCCCAGAAAGAGCAGAATGGGCTTATCCATGCCAACGGGACCGCAGGAGAACatgaaactttttttgacaagatCGAGGagctgaaaatcacaaacacagccaataaggaggaggaggaggaggaggaggaggagagtctctctgcagactctctctctgaaatttCCAAGTTTGAAA TTCCCAGCCCAGACCTGAGCTTCCAGCCCGATGAACATCTAGAGGTTTATGTTTCTGCATCGGAGAACCCAAACCACTTTTGGATCCAGATCCTTGGGGTTCGGTCCCTTCAGCTGGACAAGCTGACAGAGGAGATGAACCGCTTCTACAACAGTGGCAACCCCGCC GAGCAGAGGGTGGAGACCATCGTGGTGGGAGACATCGTGGCCGCCCCCTACCACGACCACGGCACATGGAACAGGGCCAGAGTGCTGGGAGTGCTGGGCTCCGGACTGGTGGACCTTTATTATGTTGACTTTGGGGACAACGGGGAGCTGCACAGAGACAGCCTCTGTCGTATGag GAGTGACTTCCTCAGCTTACCATTCCAAGCTATTGAGTGCAACTTAGCCGGAGTGAGACCAAAAG GAGAGGAGTGGACTGAGGCAGCTCTGGATGAGTTTGAGCAGCTGACGTCCTGCGCCTGCTGGAGACCCCTGCAGGCCAAACTCTGCAGCTACTCTCACTCTGACGTCTCCTCCTGGCCCAGCGTCAAGCTCTACGACAACAGTGATGGCGAG ACCGTAGATATCGGCGAGGAGCTGGTGCGGCTGGGCCATGCTGTCAGCTACCAGGAAGTGGTGAACGGGAGGACCGAGGGCGGCAATCTTGGCTGTCTACAGAGGATGCTG GACGACGTGATAGGAGCATCATCGGAGCTAAGTCTCTCCTGCATCAGCTTATCGG AAGCTGCTTCAATCTCAGGAAGCGTCGATGATGTCTTAGAAGACGAGCTGCTCTGA
- the tmem94 gene encoding transmembrane protein 94, translating to MELQDKKREEEAVTLGLSTGQALVKLRDQLNGLLEQHQRPARRRASAQEQWVKSFLYHGNRHSCLHWPAAALSLLVVLGLLCCYGSQPKGSSGIELVNAAALLLLFVLNLLLVGRQERLKRSEMVRRLNSIIAQLSDYLSGCVGEARWSPSLYPDLYTPSSTSWSLHWTYRDSQLVNLPVSLLVEGDIIALRPGQEAFASLRGIKDDEHIVLEPGDLFPPFSPPPSPRANEKRGPQSPQQHRLFRVVRTPVLDIVRNSLELALARPITVLDNERFTVQLVITKLVCPVVLAAFLLVNTVRYFCDAPSLTPPCFNFFQLQLMGVLPILPLLFPVMWVLLNAFGEARVLAEFSRASPAGLLAKFSEDTLSSYTEVVSSQELLRCVWRHLVGVLKGESQTLCYTSSLLHTLGSVTVLCCVDKQGILSWPNPSPETVLFFSGRVEPPHNSQDDLRDDLSVSSYCRMETDDDRDEAQEAEALLCLPAEPSTQLGEGPEPSETSHDTARSTDTSRLRRACQPVHTRTKHHSGSNVSFSHDTEGGEDDQAQDYGMGCPDAEADDFVCDYHLEMLSLSQDQQNPASIQFDDLSWQCHLPSLKPLGLNIMLNLCNASVTQQLCRFSDHLSNLALQESHGTVLPVYVPWGLCELSRLIGFTPGARELFKQENHLALYQLPSGEKTKEFTSRHLHYFTKRQPPISHLISLFVRDSSSNNVQMLSHGSADLILESCTDFWDGTDIYPLSGSDRKKVLDFYQRACLSGYCSAFAYKPMQVSLSSQLDGKCVELAPGPCLFSGVELPSTTPIKHNSCRNSWSSDEGIGEGVEREDCVQALSGQIFMGMVSSQFQARLDTVRLIDALVTACIRFVYFSMEDELRSKVFAEKMGLETGWNCHISLTPNGDSPCDGAPASPGQGSLHEDLNQDSRDEAEGPLLPEEEGHSDLASFQPTDSDVPSFLEDCNRAKLPRGIHQVRPHLKNIDNVPLLVPLFTDCTPDTMCEMMKIMQENREVTCCLGSSANFRNSRLFLQSDLSIALDPLYPSQCSWETFGYATGGGFSDRDAEGLSPLRLSGQLNSLGCSVTFHQGESVSMVKLIEQARHTTYGIRKCFLFLLQCQLSLVIIQFLACLAQLPPPMNTTDILWLSCFSCPLLSVSFLGKPPDSSVMTVATGKNLDAIPRKTQNYFLGCFLLKFGLTVCAYLLAFGFTLQEVCYIRGNSSLADNTTDVYILTASSSGDAPNWFDELSNGLLLTQKVMAGFLVLHTVVISLSYVHRSQPLWRKSPFSNTWWCLTVPVVLLSQVVQATVDYQLWRDQGSLLPFNLGDIPLLAWLLVSLSPLLVVVVNEVVKLHEIRVRVRYQKRQKLQFETKLGMNSPF from the exons gaggaggaagctgTGACTCTGGGCCTGTCCACTGGCCAGGCTCTGGTGAAGCTGCGGGACCAGCTCAACGGCCTGCTGGAGCAGCACCAAAGGCCCGCACGCAGACGAGCCTCTGCACAG GAACAGTGGGTGAAAAGCTTCCTTTACCATGGCAACCGTCACTCCTGTCTCCATTGGCCGGCAGCTGCCCTCAGTCTTCTGGTGGTGCTGGGACTCCTCTGTTGCTACGGCAGCCAGCCGAAGGGCAG CTCTGGTATAGAGCTGGTGAACGCTGCAgccctccttcttctcttcgtGCTGAACCTGCTGCTGGTCGGACGCCAGGAGCGGCTGAAGAGGAGCGAGATGGTCCGGCGTCTCAACAGCATCATCGCACAGCTCAGTG ACTACCTGTCCGGGTGCGTGGGTGAAGCGCGGTGGTCTCCGTCTCTATACCCGGATCTGTACACACCCTCGTCCACATCGTGGTCCCTTCACTGGACCTACCGTGACTCCCAGCTGGTTAACCTTCCCGTCAGCCTGCTGGTGGAAGGAGACATCATCGCTCTGAGACCTGGCCAAGAAGCATTTGCTTCCCTCAGAGGCATTAAG GATGATGAGCACATAGTGTTGGAGCCAGGAGATTTATTCCCCCCattctcccctcctccttcacccCGGGCCAATGAGAAGAGAGGACCCCAGAGCCCCCAGCAACACCGTCTCTTCAGAGTGGTACGGACTCCAGTGCTGGACATAGTCAG GAACAGTTTGGAGTTGGCGTTGGCTCGACCAATCACAGTGCTGGATAATGAGAGGTTCACAGTGCAGTTGGTTATCACCAAGTTAGTCTGCCCAGTCGTTCTG GCGGCATTCCTGCTAGTGAACACTGTTCGCTATTTCTGTGATGCACCCAGTCTCACCCCTCCCTGCTTCAATTTCTTTCAACTTCAG TTGATGGGTGTTCTGCCCATCTTGCCCTTGCTCTTCCCTGTCATGTGGGTGCTGTTGAATGCCTTCGGAGAGGCCAGAGTCCTCGCCGAGTTCAGCCGCGCATCCCCAGCTGGTCTG CTTGCTAAGTTCTCTGAGGATACTCTAAGCAGCTACACCGAAGTGGTTTCCTCCCAG gagtTGCTGCGTTGTGTGTGGCGACACCTGGTTGGCGTCCTGAAGGGAGAGTCTCAGACACTCTGTTATACTTCCAGCCTTTTACACACTCTGGGATCTGTCACT GTGCTGTGTTGTGTGGACAAGCAGGGCATCCTGTCGTGGCCTAACCCCAGCCCAGAGACCGTGCTGTTCTTCAGCGGACGGGTGGAGCCGCCTCACAACAGCCAGGACGATCTCAGAGACGACCTGTCTGTCAGCTCCTACTGCCGAATGGAGACGGATGATGACAGggatgag GCCCAGGAGGCGGAGGCTCTGCTCTGTCTGCCAGCAGAGCCCTCCACCCAGTTGGGGGAGGGCCCCGAGCCCAGCGAGACGTCACACGACACCGCCCGCTCCACCGACACATCCCGGTTGCGTCGTGCCTGCCAGCCTGTGCACACTCGCACGAAACACCACTCGGGATCCAACGTGAGCTTCAGTCACGACACCGAGGGAGGCGAGGACGACCAGGCCCAG GACTATGGGATGGGATGCCCGGATGCTGAGGCGGACGACTTTGTGTGTGACTATCACCTGGAGATGCTGAGCCTGTCGCAGGACCAGCAGAACCCAGCCAGCATCCAGTTCGACGACCTCTCCTGGCAGTGCCACCTGCCGTCGCTCAAGCCGCTGGGCCTCAACATCATGCTGAACCTCTGCAACGCCAGCGTCACCCAGCAGCTCTGCCGCTTCTCAGACCACCTGTCCAACCTGGCCCTGCAGGAGAGCCACGGCACCGTGCTGCCCGTCTACGTCCCCTGGGGGCTCTGCGAGCTCTCCAGGCTCATAG ggttcACTCCTGGTGCGAGGGAGCTGTTTAAACAGGAGAACCACTTGGCTCTGTACCAGCTGCCATCAGGAGAGAAGACCAAGGAGTTCACATCCCGCCACCTTCATTACTTCACCAAACGGCAGCCTCCTATCTCCCATCTTATCTCCCTGTTTGTACGAGACTCTTCCTCCA ATAACGTCCAGATGCTGTCCCATGGCTCAGCCGACCTCATCCTGGAGTCCTGCACCGACTTCTGGGATGGAACCGATATCTACCCCCTCTCAGGCTCAGATAG AAAGAAGGTTCTGGACTTCTACCAGCGTGCCTGTCTGTCCGGTTACTGCTCTGCGTTTGCCTACAAACCCATGCAGGTCTCCCTCTCCAGCCAACTGGATGGGAAGTGCGTGGAGCTGGCCCCCGGTCCCTGCCTCTTCTCCGGGGTGGAGCTGCCCTCCACCACCCCCATCAAACACAACTCCTGCAGGAACAGCTGGAGCTCCGATG AGGGTATAGGTGAGGGCGTGGAGCGTGAGGACTGCGTCCAGGCCCTCAGTGGGCAGATCTTCATGGGCATGGTATCGTCTCAGTTCCAGGCGAGGCTGGACACGGTCCGGCTCATCGATGCCCTGGTCACCGCGTGTATCCGCTTTGTTTACTTTTCCATGGAGGATGAGCTCCGCAGCAAG GTTTTTGCAGAGAAGATGGGTTTAGAGACGGGCTGGAACTGTCACATCTCTCTGACTCCAAACGGAGACAGTCCCTGTGACGGAGCTCCGGCCAGCCCCGGTCAGGGCTCCCTGCATGAAGACCTGAACCAAG ATTCCCGGGATGAAGCAGAGGGTCCACTGCTGCCAGAGGAGGAAGGCCACTCTGACCTGGCCAGTTTCCAGCCCACGGACAGCGACGTGCCCAGCTTTCTGGAGGACTGCAACAGG GCCAAGCTACCTCGTGGCATCCACCAGGTTCGTCCTCATTTGAAGAACATCGATAATGTGCCTCTTTTGGTGCCACTCTTCACAGACTGCACCCCTGATA cCATGTGTGAGATGATGAAGATCATGCAGGAGAACAGGGAGGTTACATGCTGTCTGGGAAGCTCTGCCAATTTCCGCAACAGCCGCCTGTTTCTACAGAGTGACCtgag CATTGCTCTGGACCCTCTGTACCCCTCTCAATGTTCGTGGGAGACGTTCGGCTATGCCACCGGGGGAGGATTTAGCGACAGAGACGCTGAAGGTCTGTCTCCCCTGAGGCTCTCTGGACAGCTCAACAGCCTGGGCTGCTCCGTCACCTTCCACCAAGGAGAGAGCGTCAGCATGGTCAAGCTCATAGAGCAG GCACGACACACGACCTACGGCATCCGCAAGTGCTTCCTTTTCCTGCTGCAGTGTCAGCTCAGTCTGGTCATCATCCAG TTCCTAGCCTGTCTAGCTCAGCTTCCTCCTCCCATGAACACCACTGACATCCTTTGGCTGTCCTGCTTCAGCTGCCCACTGCTAAG CGTGTCATTTTTGGGGAAGCCACCGGACAGTTCAGTCATGACAGTTGCCACAGGGAAGAACCTAGATGCAATCCCAAGGAAG ACCCAGAACTACTTCCTCGGCTGTTTCCTGTTGAAGTTCGGCTTGACAGTGTGTGCCTACCTGTTGGCCTTTGGGTTCACCCTGCAGGAAGTCTGCTACATAAGAGGCAACTCCAGCTTAGCTGACAACACCACTGATGTATACATACTCACAGCCAG CTCTTCAGGCGACGCTCCTAACTGGTTCGATGAACTGTCAAACGGTCTGCTGCTGACTCAGAAGGTCATGGCAGGGTTCCTAGTCTTACACACAG TGGTGATCTCCCTCAGCTACGTCCACCGCTCTCAACCTCTGTGGAGAAAGAGTCCCTTCAGCAATACCTGGTGGTGTCTcactgttcctgtggt tcTGCTCAGCCAGGTTGTTCAGGCCACAGTGGATTACCAGTTATGGCGCGACCAAGGCAGCCTCCTGCCCTTTAACCTGGGTGACATACCCCTGCTGGCGTGGCTGCTGGTCTCTCTGTCCCcactgctggtggtggtggtcaaCGAAGTGGTGAAGCTTCACGAGATACG TGTGCGAGTTCGATATCAGAAGAGACAGAAGCTGCAGTTTGAAACAAAGCTGGGGATGAATTCTCCATTCTGA